The Alphaproteobacteria bacterium genome includes the window GCAGGGTCATGTGCTCGATGACATGTTCACCGGCGATATAATCGAAACTGGAATCGTCGAAGGGGAAGGGACGGGTCATGTCCAGCGCCATAACCGCCCCGGAAACCGGCGCGATATCCGTGTTGAGCCATCCGGGGAGGATGTTGCCGCCGGCGCCGAGATGCAGTTTTCGGGTCAGATTGGACAACAGGTACTCGTTGATCTTCGCGTTCCGGTGTGCGAAGGGCGCAGCCTGCCCCTTTTGCGGGACCGAAACCTTCAGGCCGCGCCGGGCCAGCATTTTGTCCCGTACAGGCTGTGCGCCGGAATCGGGATTGATGACGTAATATACGCTGGGGCGTTTCGTCCATGCGGTAGAATGCTGGTTTTTCAAGGCATTGAAGACGTTCCGGTCTTCGCCGCTGCCATCGCGGAGCAGCGGGATCGACCATTGCGGCAGGACAAAGTGGCAGCGCGTCTTGTCGATCAGCAGGCAGTTCGAATCGACAAACCCGCCCAGTTTTTCGGCATAAATGCCGCGCGCCGGTCCAATGGATTCGAAATCATCGGCACACAGAACCTCCTGTGTTCCCTGATCGACGAACCAGCGGTAGGTGAAGGCCCAGTCAAAGCCTTCGACCGCCTGCAGCAGGTCCGAAATGTGATGCGGCGCCCACCAGTTGTCATCGTCGAGATAGGCCAGGTGGCGGCTGTTCGCGGCGTAGCTCAAAACCGTGCGGAGCGAGCCGCTATAGGCGTTGTGGTAAATCCCGCCATGGACCTGGGCCGTCGAATAACCGGGATCGAAGATCGTGATCGCCATGCGATCCGGGCATTCCGCAGAAAGCTGGCGCAGGATATCCCTGTCCCCGCGGGCGACATCGACGCCGATCAGGATCTGAATGCGGCCGGGCCAATCCTGGGTAAAGACGGAACGAACAGCGCGGGGCAGGGTGTCGCGCAGGACGGTCGGTATGATGACGGCGGCGTCAAAGAGGGGCTGCAGCGACCCGGTAATCGCCGGCGGTCCGAAGGTGCCAATGCCGCAGTCGCTCACATCATCCCAGCCTTCCCGCACCGGCCGTTACGCCGGTCAGGCCGCCTCGGCGTTGATGGTGACACTGTTGTCCACGTAGACCTGTGCGTCATGCGAGACGCTCTGGTAGACCGAATAGCCGTTGTCGCCGATGGTCACGCTGCCCGTGTTGTTCCAGCTGTCCTGGAAATTAACGGAGTCCCCGGCGTCGCCCTCGATGATCAGGCTGTGCGACGTGCCGGTTTCGGCATTTATACCGCTGGTTGCGGCAAATGCGATGCGGGAATCCAGTAACAGTGCATTATCGCCCGAGCCGGTGAGATCGAGCGCTTCGATACTGCTGAACTGGTCGCCGCGCAGCGCGGTCAGGTCGAAACTTTCACCGGCGCCGTCGAAGGTGATGAGATCGAACCCGTTGCCGCCATCGACCCGGCCGAAGCTGGTGTCCCGGACAATGAAGAGATCGTCGCCATCGCCGCCATGCATCAGGTCATCGCCGCCATTGCTCACGATGGTATCGTTGCCGTCGCCGGCCGAAAAAACGTCATTGCCGCCGCCGCCGGTCAGGGTATTGTCGCCGCCATCGCCCTGATGCGTTACCGCAACGCCGGTCAGGGTGATGCCGGTCGCCGATTGGTCGGCGTCGATGACAACGCCGCCGCCGACATCCAGGCCGTTGATTTCATGGAAACTGCCATTCAACTGCCCGGCACTGACGACCGCGAAGCTGTCGCCGATATCGACGGCGAAATCGTCGATCTGTTCCACCGTCATCGTGCCGGCCAGATCCATGATTCCGGTGACGTTGTAGACGTCGAATTCCGTCGCGGGCGCGAGGCCCGCCAGTTCGGTGATCATGTGCGAGGAATCGCCGCGCGTGACGTTGCCGCCGATGGTGATCTCGCCTGGTGACGCGCCGGTGTTGTCGGTGCCGTTCTGCGTGAATGTGCCGTTCGTACCGAGGGAGATGGTGCCAAAACCGGACAGCGTGCCGCTGGTATCGTTCAGGAACTCGCCTTCCTGCACGGTAATAAGCTCGAAGGTATTGAGGATGAAATTGCCGTTATTGGTAAAGACACCGGCGCCGCCCATGTCGAAGGTGGCGGCGGAACTGATGGTCATGACGCCGCCAACCAGGTTCTCGCTGGCGT containing:
- a CDS encoding methyltransferase domain-containing protein encodes the protein MSDCGIGTFGPPAITGSLQPLFDAAVIIPTVLRDTLPRAVRSVFTQDWPGRIQILIGVDVARGDRDILRQLSAECPDRMAITIFDPGYSTAQVHGGIYHNAYSGSLRTVLSYAANSRHLAYLDDDNWWAPHHISDLLQAVEGFDWAFTYRWFVDQGTQEVLCADDFESIGPARGIYAEKLGGFVDSNCLLIDKTRCHFVLPQWSIPLLRDGSGEDRNVFNALKNQHSTAWTKRPSVYYVINPDSGAQPVRDKMLARRGLKVSVPQKGQAAPFAHRNAKINEYLLSNLTRKLHLGAGGNILPGWLNTDIAPVSGAVMALDMTRPFPFDDSSFDYIAGEHVIEHMTLPEGLRMLQECHRILKIGGKIRLSTPDIRRLLALYTAEPSALQKRYVDWINRAFIGHSTGYNPTLILNNLFYNWGHRFIYDQNVLAAVLTQVGFTDLAACPVGESSDPHLAGIEKHGETVGQPELNAYESMVIEAMKP